The Clostridium sp. DL-VIII DNA window TCAAATCTATAAAAGACTACTCCTACATTAATTAAGCCTGTTAAATTAGGTGCCGCCCTATTACTAGTAACAGCCTCTAATAGTGTTATACTTACCATAATTATAACTACAATACTTATTGTCACTTTTTTTAATAATTTCATCATTAAACCTCCTGTAGTACTCTATAATTATAGGATTGTGTTTTAAAAATAAAATTATTCTTATAAAAATAGGAATATTTAAAACTCTATATTGCTTTAAATATTCCTTCTCTTCACATGTTTATAATATATATTACAATGTATAATTGATAATTATGGTTTAAATCCTTACAGCATTTCTTCAATTTATCAATATATATTTTTGCTTACATATTATATAAATTTTTAACTAAGCTACAGCTTAGTTTCACAGTAACATAAATATTTAAGTCTCTCTATCTTAAAGTTTGATTTAGCTAGAATTTCCGGCCAGCACTTAACCATTTCATAAGCTTTATTCTTCTTTTCCTGTGACAGACTGCTCCAGTTAACTAAATCAGGAATCTCTTTATTTTCATTGTCTTTAGCGCTACTGCATTTCCAGCCTATTTTCTTTCTGTACTCATACCAATAATTATGCTCATTTTCTGCTAATATCTCTATTTCCTTTTGCGTAAATTCTAAAACTTCTAATTCTCCATTTACAGAAACAACATCATAATTTATTTTTAGCAAAGAATTAGGTATATGTTTAGCCTGATCTCGATAATAGTTCTTAACTTCTTCACTTAATTTACTCCATGTACTCATAAACTTCTCATCAGCATGCTTGTTTTCTTCATTTAAGAATACATCTTTTTGATGAATAGCTGCTGCAAGCTCTTCAATTTTCTCGCTATAAAATGCATCATGCATTAAATGACGTAAAAACTGCTCTTCATCAACATGTAATTCTAATTGTTCTTTTGAAGGTAAATCTGATTGCTCCCACTTTTTCGCATTGGTTAACATACTCATTTCGAGTATAGCTTCCATAGACCTCGATTCATGTTTATATCTTTTAATTTTAAGCAGGGCTCTCAGTACTCCGTTATCAATTTGTGCTTCTCCATTTTCATTTATAAGATGAGGTACTTTTCTCTCTAATAAAGATCTAAGCAGCATTGCCCTTCTTATCATAAATAAATGATCCCATTTATCATCAGTTTGATTAGGTCCTAAGATATTTACATATCCTCTCAAGCGGCTTATAAAATCTGGTCCCTTAGCTCCTTTAAATTCAATCAAAAATTTCTTTTGTTCTTCTTCATCTTTGATATCTTCTCCACTGAAATCCTTAAAGGTGCTACTTGTTCCTCCAGCAAATACAAAAATAGCTTTTCCTATTGGATGAACAGAATCTCCCACTCTAAATACACCATCCTGCATTGGAGCTAAGAAATACTTTAACCATCCTAATTTCTCACCAAGTGCAGAATCAAACTCATCAAAAAACACCAATGGTATTTTACCTTCTAATACAACATCTCTCACCTTATGAAAGGCATTAGCTAGATCTAGTGATGAACTGAACTGAGACAGATTAAAATCTAATTTTTTAATTAGATTTGACGCAATGCTATTAGCAATTTCTACTATACCAAATGATTTTCCCGAACCTGGTGTACCAAATACAGCTATAGAAAGAGGACGAACTGTATTTTTTGTAGAAATATATTCCAGCATGAGATTTTTAATGCTTCTATAACTTTCTATTTCAGCTTTATCAACTGTAGCTAAATTTCCAAATCGCGCTATAGGTATAGTATTAAGTGCATTCTTTACACCATTTTTCACTATATCATAAGCTATTTCTGCTAGGTTTGTGGAGCTCTTATCCTTTAATATATACCAACAAGCACGGCAATCAGCATTATTTCTATTAGGAACTTTTACATCCTGCACGTAATCTTCTCTTACAAAATCCTTCTCATCTTCAGTAAATATCAAAGGATTAGGAAAGCTTGATCTTTGAGGATCTTCACCAAATCCATAAATAAAATACTTTTGAGCTAAAACAATTCCTTTGCTTATCCCTCTGCTTATTGATTCTTTTAATTCCTCATCCTCTTCCTTTCCAGAAACAATTGCACTTGCAAGCCCTGAAACAAAGCATGAAGTAAGCCCATACATTTTACCTTGATAATCTTTAATAAATCCGCCTTCAAATTCATAAGGCAAAAAATATAATTTAGTTTCAGCTACACCTTCATTTCTATAATATATAGTCCCTTCAAGTCCAAAGGGAATTATAAGATGACGGCAGTTTGCTAAAAATGTAAGATTAGGATTATTATTAATCTGCCAGATGAAATCCTGAGCTGTCTTTTCCCAGGAAAGACTCTTACTTATATTCACTCCCTTTGAACGCAGGTCATCACTATTTATAATAACTATTGTATTTTCATTATGATGTTTTTGTAAGTGTTGCCAAAGCTCATTTGAGTCTATTGGATTATTAGTCTTATACAATATTATTGGCGCTGTATTATTTTCTTTTAGAGCCAAGGGCCAAAACTCCTTATTAGAATTAAATCCATTATTTTCATCATCTAATACAATCATATCAACATCTGGATCATCATCTATAATTGGGAGTGATTTAGGCATTCCTGATATAGGTCCTGTGAAACCCATAAAACGACTAACTCTATAAACCTTCTTCTTATCACTTTTATTAAACATCGGAAAAAGCTCTAGTTCTAAAGTAGAATTAAGAAATTCTCCTGGCAAAATTAATTCTATATCATGTAATTTGGGTGAAAGTACAGTAGCTTCCGTTGCTAAAGATATAAACTTAGCTAAGAGCAGCCCCTCTCCATTTTTTAATGTACTATGCATATTGGGATAGCCTTGCCAATTCATTCCTTCGTTATTTTCTGGATGGGTTATCCATTGCAATAAATCTACACTAATATCGCCTGACACAACAATTTTTGTATTCTTATTCTCCATAATTTACACCTCCTAATGCTAAAATCTTACTATTAATATACATTCCCATTATTAATTTGTTATAAACACTATATATTCCAATTTACAATGACTTATGAAATCATTGCAAAACTTTCCTTGTAGTTCTTCAAGCTACCTAAAATCTATTTTCTATGATAATATGATATTAATAAAATTCTTCTTTATCAAGAACGCACTTTTTTGTCATACAGTGACAAAAAAGTCACTAATACAAGTGTGAGGTAGTTAAAATGATTCAAATATCAAATAATCATGAAGAATGCTATATGAAAGAAAAATGTGCTAAATACGAAAAATGCCCAATGGTTTTGGTTCAAAATATAGTCTCTGGAAAGTGGAAAATATTGATTTTATGGTACTTAAGCTATAGTACCCTTAGATTCAGTGACCTTCAGAGAAAATTACCTAATGTTTCTCAAAAAGTGTTATCAAGGCAGTTAAGAAGTATGGAAGAGGATAATATTATACATAGAGAGGTGTATGCTGTTGTTCCACCTAAAGTTGAATATAGCTTAACAGAAGTTGGCAAGAAATTAATTCCTATTTTAGAGATGATGCATACCTTTGGAGCTGAATATCTAGAAGAAGGACTTAATAAATAATTAACTATAGATCCGCATAAGATTTTTTACTTATCTAGTTTAAATTTGTCACCATCCTGACACATTAACTGATTATAATAAAATCATAAAGTTAATAATAATTTTTTCATAAATATTTACCCCATTAAATAAATATTTCAATAAAGAGTAACACTCATTTCCCCTTTTGATGTGTTACTCTTTATTTATTAAAAGGATTCTATAAGATGAGAGATGGAGAATTATTTTATTTTTTCAAATATCGCCAGCGTCTGAATATTTTCAATATAATATGTGTAATTATCCAAATTATCCTCAAGGTTCATCTCATTGATCCAGTCAATGTATCCTTTGTATAGTTTCAATGCAAGCTCATCATTATAGGTCAATGCGACCCCTCCTTTTACATATATTACATTATATAACATTAATTTATATACTTTCTATACTATTTAAATTTCTTTTTCATTATTAAAACACAGGTTATCAAATCTACCCCCCTAAACTATTATTTTTAACAGCCCAAGGCGAAAAACGTGCAACTGCCGGACATACACTTATTTAAGTTAATTTCATAATTTCTTTTCTATATTTCTTATAAAACACAACAGTTAGTACAATATAATTAATTAAAAAACCTATATATATACCGTATAACTTTAACTTAAATGAAAGTATTATAAATAATATTACTGTTATTATATTTATACCCAAACTATATTTAAACACCCACTTCTCAAGATTTATAGATTGCAAACTAAATTTATACATTGTTTGCAATATGCAAAACAATTGTATTCCAACTGCAAAAATAATATAGTTATTACAACTGTTAATTAAGTCTGAATCAGATGTTATTAATGCAGGAATATCATTCTTAAAAGCAGCTACAAATAAAAATGATGCTAAGAAGATGGTTAATGTCATGAATAAACATAAATTTGTTATTCTATTGCAATTGCTTATATCCTTCTTTCCCAATGATTCACTAACCAATGTCATATTTGTACTTGAATAAGCAAACATAGGCATCAAAAGTAAATTGATAACATTCAATAATAGTGTATATGTTGATAATTCAATAATTCCTATTCTAGAAACTATCATATTAATACCACAAACAAAAATTAAGTCCTGGAAAACTTCTTGTCCCATTAATGGTAATGACAATGTAATTAAATTTTTACACTCTTCAATAAAATTAGATACTTTAAAATTTAATGTTACATATTTTCTAGCTAATAAATAATATATAATAACATTTATTAAAAGAGATGCAACAGTTCCAGTAGCTGCTCCTATTGAACCTAACTTTGGGAATCCTAATTTACCGAAAACTAAAATATAGTCTAACAAAACATTTATTATATTAATAATTATAGAAACCATAAAAATGTTAGATGTTCTCTTATAAATTTTAAATAGAGCAGAAAATGTGAATAAAATTAGATTTAATCCTATTGTAAGACTAAACACTTTTAAAAAGTTAGTTGCTTCAATTAAAGTTTGTCCATCCAATCCAAAAAAAGAATTTAATATTGTCCTACTAAAAATGTCTATTAATAAAAATAGAACTAACCCAATAACTATATTTATAACTATTGTTACATTAAATTTTTGATTTATATCATTATTATCTTTAGCCCCATTACTTTTGGCACCCAAAATATTATATCCAATCGCAATATTTCCTAATACTCCAATTAAACTGTTAATTATAGTTGTAACAAGACCTACACCTGCATATGCGTAAATGGAAATTCTCCCTACAATCGCTTGATCTACGAGTCCTAATAATATAGCAGATACATTAGAAAATATTACAGGAATGGCTATAGTATTAATTTCTTTTAAATATTTCTTATTTAATAATCTAACCATCCTATTTATATTTCCATGCCTAATACAATTAAATTGTTTTTAACTACATTCTTGCAGTCCAACGATATAAAAAATGATATAAAATCTTTTTTAAATAATTCCTCAAATTCAATATTCATAAAAATTCCCCCTCGCTTAATATTCTATATAAAAACAGCCATCATCTAAAACATAAATGCTTCCAGTTAAATTATAATCACTCGATCTACATCTTTCACCATATGAACAATTATAGCACTTTTTACATTTGCCTAAATTTTATCAAATGTTACGTAAACAACTTTCAACTTTTTTATTCTCTCTACATATTTAATTAGACGTTCCTTCTATAAAAAATTAAAATACTCTTACCATGTTTTGTAGGTAAGAGTTTTCATCATAATAATATATATTTCAAAGCAGCATTTGATATTTCAATGTATATAGCTAATATAGCAATAGCCCAAGACAATAAGTTACGTGAATTGCTATTGCTATGATTTCCTTCATTGTTTCCCAGTAACGCGAAAAACATATTACTGTTTGCCCATGTCGTGCATTTTTGTCGGAATGCAGGCAACCATCGCTAGCAAGGCAATGACCATCGCAACGAAAAATGTGATATGCAGGGCAAAAGTAAACGATTGGCTTTCAATAGCTTGAGCACTCAGCTCTTGTGCTGTTGCATTCTGTTTTCCCAAAGCTTGTAATGCTGTGAACAAGGCCCCTGATACGGTTACGCCCAGAATCATACCAATGTTTTTCATGGTGGAAAGTGTGCCGGATGTTACCCCTCTGTCCGCGTCGGGAACGCTTCCTAGAACAGCACTGTTGTTGGGCGTTTGAAACATACCATACCCAATCCCGATCAGAGCTACCACAAAGACCAGATAAGGCAACCCAGTATTCTGTCCAAGAAAGCCCATCAGCAATAAAGCGGCACCCATAATCCCCATGCCCGCAATACAAAGTCCACGGCTGCCGATTCGGTCGGATAGAGAACCGCTGATCGGAGCCGCAACCATAAAGGCGAGAGGCATAGGCAAATACAAAAGGCCTGTTTGAACCGTAGCAAAGTGCCGAAAAGTTTCAAGATAGAACGGCAAAAGAAAGATAAAAATGTACATAGCTGTAAAATTAAGCATTGCCGCTATTCCATTGTAAACAAATATTCGGCTGCGAAACAGGGTGATGCGCAAAATAGGGTTCGACTGTTTGCGTTCATAAAGCACGAATAGAAAACAAAGTATGACTCCGGCAGCCAACAATCCGCTAAACAATCCAGTAGGCATATAGGATTCTCCTACCGTATCAAGCGGGATTAAAATCAGCCACAGAGACAAAATAAACAAAGCTCCGCCTTTCCAGTCGAACAGTGCATTTGTTGTCTGTGGCTCGTCCTTTTCAATGTTGCGAACAGCCAAAAAGATAGCAATCAAGCCTACTGGAATATTGACAAAGAAGATGCTATTCCAGCCGAATGCAGCAGTCAATATGCCACCAAGAAGCGGGCCGAGGCAAAGGGCGATAGCGATGGAGACAGCCGTCACGCTAAGTGCTTTGCCGCGGTCTTTCTCCTCGGCAGCATGAGTGGAAATTGCCGGTCCAGATGAAATTATCATGGCCCCGCCTACTGCTTGTGTGATACGCCCCAAAATCAATATGTAGATATTACCAGATAGCCCGCATATCAGCGAGCCCACCGTAAACATCGACAGTCCTGTTACAAAAATCCGTTTTCGCCCAAAGGCATCCGCCAGTTTTCCGCAGAGCAATAGCATACTACTGATAGTAATGAGGTATGCAGTAACCACCCATTCGGTCAATGTAAGAGAAATGTTAAAATCTTTTTGAATTACCGGTAATGACACGTTTACTATGCTGTTGTCGATTTGGCTCATAAAACTGCCCAACGCAACGGTAATCAAAATGTTTCGTAGTTTTATACGTGAAGTACGTTTCATAGGTACCACTCTCCTTTCCAATATAAGGATGCTAAAATGCGAGAAATTTCTCACATTTATAATAAGCCGCGAGTTCGTCGTTGTCAATAGTATGCGAGGAATCCTTCGCATATTGTTGACAAGTACTCTGCCGGCGAATATAATGACGGTAAAAGGAGTGATCGTATGAGTGAAGCAAGACCCATCCGCAGACCCAGACAGTCCAGAGGAATCGCATCCCGATCAAAAATCGTTGATGCTGCCTTTAAAATATTTCAGGAAAAGGGATATTACGGCACCAACACCGAAGACATTGCAAAAGCCGCTAATGTTTCCATTGGATGCCTGTATTCATACTTCAAGGATCGGGACGATTTGTTCCATGAGATACTTAACCAGAGGAATCAGATTTTCCTTCAACTGTTTCCTTCCGAATCAGTCACGATAAAATCAAAAGAAGATATCCGCGAGTGGTTGAAAAAGCAGATCATCAGAGTGGCCGAATTTCAAAAAAGTTACCAACGGATCTATACAGACGTTCGTTCCCTTTCTTATTCTTCCACGGTGATTTCACATATTCTTACAGAGCAGCGAAACCACCGTCTCCATGTAGCAATAGAGTTTTTCAATACACATAAACAACTCCTCAAAGTGGAAGATATAGAAGCGGCTGCGATTCTGTTCTGTAATCTTATTTCTGTCACCACAGAGCAAATTGCATTCCGAGAAAACGATATCTCGGAAGATCGGATTTTGCAGGCTGGAGTTGATGCCTTGATGGCGTATCTGTTTGATTTGACGTAACAGCAGCCATATCAAAGTTTTTTTGTGCAAATCCATCAGTAAAAGTTGGTATAATAACGCAGTTACTTGGATTAACTAATGGATTCTTTAATTGGATAAGTAATTTAAATCTGCTGGATTTATACTGGTAGGAGAATATCTGCAATAGTACAACTTTTTGTATAAGAAAAGGCTTAACCGTTGCAGTTAAGCCTTTCTTTTTTTGTACCTTTGTACTCCCAGCAGGAAAAACTTTAATATTTTTATAAATTCTTTTACAAAGATAATCCTATGTAAAGCGCCTATATTCAGACTTAGCAAAAAGATACTGTATCTACAAAATGGCTTGTACATTTATATGTATTTATAAAATGTCGGTATTTTGTCAGTTATTTTATTGAACCATAAACACACTTTCTAACATATACAATGTCCCTCTTCTTTCTTCATAATTTGGGTCAAAAAGATGTACTATTCATTTAGAATAATGTGTTATATATATTACTAATTAAGTTATTATTTTTTTAATTCAGAACACTATAATAATCTGAAACTGTTCTTATTCCAACTGCAGCCTCTAATGTTGCAATTAGATTTTCATCTCTCTCTCTTTTATCAGTGGTAACAAATTCTCTTATAGATTCTTTATCAGAATTGATAAAAATTAAATTCCTTATTTCTTGCATTTCCATTTTTAGTTCTAAATCTTTATTATGTATATTTAAGAGTTCAGCAAGTTCCTCTTCATTTATCAATAAGTCAAGTTTAAAAATAGCTGATAAAAAATTTCTTTTTCCACCACTTTTCAAATAACAAGGTTTCAGTTTTTTTACAATATCTTTATTTTCTATCTGTATTCCTAGCTCTTCTAAAATTTCTTTTTTTATGTTATGCTCCAAATTTAAAAATTCCCCGCTAATATCCTCTTTATCAATTCCACCACCAATAAATTGTAATTTGAAAGGAAAAGCTGTGCATTCGTTCATTTCTCCAATAGCAAACTTATTATCAATAGTTTCAATCAGTACAGAAGTGTGGATAATTCTACAATCATCATCTTCATAATTATTTTTATGCATTGTATATAAAAAATGTGCATAGTTAGTTAATCCAACGTAAATATGTATTTCACTTCCATTAATCTTTATTTTATAAATTGTAAATACATCACCATTAAAAAGTTTTTTCCCGGTGTTTAAAAGGCTTTCCCAATGACTTTGGACTCTTTTACTATATTCTTTTGCTAAGGATATTTTTTTATTTGTGTAATGTACTTTTACATTATCATCGAACTTTAACATATTAATTTCTTTCATAAATTATAATTCCCTCCACAATTGTTTTTCAAGATATAATCTACTATTTAGAAGTAATTATAACATAAATTGTAAATATAATATTGTTCAGCTTTTAAGGAATGTAATTCATATTAATTACTACATCAAATCTACATACTTATATATTTCTAAAAATTCATTTATGGAATTTAAAGCAAATAAGTGGGGGCATGTGGTGTAAATCAAAGCTTTCTATTAAATTTTACATAGTAGGGTGGAATATAAATTTACCTTTTTTTTATTCATCCCTTTCTAGAATTACTCACTAAAAAAATCGTAAATTCAATTTTCTTGAATAATACGATTTTACAATTTGCTATTTATTTTTAGTGATTCATAAGAAAAATATTTTGTATTAAGTTTACTTTAGATTATGCTTATAACCGACGACTGTTATTTATTTTTTTCTAACACATAAATGATATTCATTCCACAGTCTAGCGTTCCTTGCATTTTAGTGAAAGCAATTTCTTTTTCTATAATGAGTTTCCAAAATTCTTTATCTTGTCTAGAATCTTCTAATGCAGAATCGCCAGCTTGTGTAAATAATCCAGCAGAACTTCGCTCTTTTATAGTAACAGGAAAGTCGGCAAATAGTGCATCCATTTCTGAACTTCTCATCATATGGACATAGTGCTTACTTGGGACAGGATAGTGCTCTTCATCTTGAATACCTGTATTAAATATCCACTTTGTAGCTTCAATGCCAAATTGATCTTTTTCATACCTAATGCCATCTAAATAATATAGTGATGCTCCGATAAAACTCATAGCACCTACAATCAATGTTCCGCCAGGCTTTAGAACTCTTAGCATTTCATTTATGCCATCTTTTTCCTTATCTAAAAGATAGTTTATTACTCCACCAATACAAACAATGCAATCAAAAGAGGAATCTTCAAAAATCCCCATATTCAGCACATCTAATACACAAAACATCTTAATTTTATCAAACAATGAAAGTTCTTTCATTTTCGATTTATTAAATTCTATCTGATGTACAGAAATATCTCCTACAGTTAGTTCATTACACATCTTCACAATATCTTTAGTGTATCGCCCAGAACCAGCACCTATTTCTAAAACCTTGTAATCCTGATTAATATAACGCTTTAATATATCAAAATGCACATGGTAAAGAAGTTCTCCGTGTCCGTCTTTTTCAAGACGATTCCATTCAAGATCTCCATAATTATCATATCTGTTTTTTGGAATTTCAGGGTTGTAACTCATAAAAGCATCTCCTTATCATTTTTAGATTTATAATCGTTATAATGTTGCTAATGTCGCTTTCACTCATATAACCACCACCTCTCAAAATATAAATAATTTTTGTTTTACATTACTTTGCTACTTTGACTAATTATAGCATACTTTGTAAATATTTTATTATTTAATACGTTGGTTTAATTGCGATGTTGAGACTAAAATAATAGCATAAGCTTAAGATATAGCTAAACTTTGTAGTAGCACTAGCTTAAATTTATTCACCTCAATATCGCAATCAATTACTAGAACGAAGTCGCTAAAAGCAGACCGTCCAGTATGGAGATTCAAAACTCACGATTCCCCATAAAATATATATTTTTATTAACATTTCAAAGCTTTATTTCTTGAAAGTATATGTTTTTCTTTATTTTATCACATAAAATCCCCCTCCCCATGATTAAGTACTTATTCACTTTTATCCTTATTTATGGTGGTGAAATACTCCAAAGCATTATTTTACCTATCTTTATTAAATTTCCCCTCTCACAATTTTTAGTTCTATCCACATATTGTGCAAATTACAATAAAATTTATCTTCACATATTAAAAACAATGATAGGAGAACAGAACTATCATAGCAATAACT harbors:
- a CDS encoding MFS transporter yields the protein MKRTSRIKLRNILITVALGSFMSQIDNSIVNVSLPVIQKDFNISLTLTEWVVTAYLITISSMLLLCGKLADAFGRKRIFVTGLSMFTVGSLICGLSGNIYILILGRITQAVGGAMIISSGPAISTHAAEEKDRGKALSVTAVSIAIALCLGPLLGGILTAAFGWNSIFFVNIPVGLIAIFLAVRNIEKDEPQTTNALFDWKGGALFILSLWLILIPLDTVGESYMPTGLFSGLLAAGVILCFLFVLYERKQSNPILRITLFRSRIFVYNGIAAMLNFTAMYIFIFLLPFYLETFRHFATVQTGLLYLPMPLAFMVAAPISGSLSDRIGSRGLCIAGMGIMGAALLLMGFLGQNTGLPYLVFVVALIGIGYGMFQTPNNSAVLGSVPDADRGVTSGTLSTMKNIGMILGVTVSGALFTALQALGKQNATAQELSAQAIESQSFTFALHITFFVAMVIALLAMVACIPTKMHDMGKQ
- a CDS encoding RyR domain-containing protein; this encodes MENKNTKIVVSGDISVDLLQWITHPENNEGMNWQGYPNMHSTLKNGEGLLLAKFISLATEATVLSPKLHDIELILPGEFLNSTLELELFPMFNKSDKKKVYRVSRFMGFTGPISGMPKSLPIIDDDPDVDMIVLDDENNGFNSNKEFWPLALKENNTAPIILYKTNNPIDSNELWQHLQKHHNENTIVIINSDDLRSKGVNISKSLSWEKTAQDFIWQINNNPNLTFLANCRHLIIPFGLEGTIYYRNEGVAETKLYFLPYEFEGGFIKDYQGKMYGLTSCFVSGLASAIVSGKEEDEELKESISRGISKGIVLAQKYFIYGFGEDPQRSSFPNPLIFTEDEKDFVREDYVQDVKVPNRNNADCRACWYILKDKSSTNLAEIAYDIVKNGVKNALNTIPIARFGNLATVDKAEIESYRSIKNLMLEYISTKNTVRPLSIAVFGTPGSGKSFGIVEIANSIASNLIKKLDFNLSQFSSSLDLANAFHKVRDVVLEGKIPLVFFDEFDSALGEKLGWLKYFLAPMQDGVFRVGDSVHPIGKAIFVFAGGTSSTFKDFSGEDIKDEEEQKKFLIEFKGAKGPDFISRLRGYVNILGPNQTDDKWDHLFMIRRAMLLRSLLERKVPHLINENGEAQIDNGVLRALLKIKRYKHESRSMEAILEMSMLTNAKKWEQSDLPSKEQLELHVDEEQFLRHLMHDAFYSEKIEELAAAIHQKDVFLNEENKHADEKFMSTWSKLSEEVKNYYRDQAKHIPNSLLKINYDVVSVNGELEVLEFTQKEIEILAENEHNYWYEYRKKIGWKCSSAKDNENKEIPDLVNWSSLSQEKKNKAYEMVKCWPEILAKSNFKIERLKYLCYCETKL
- a CDS encoding helix-turn-helix domain-containing protein; translated protein: MIQISNNHEECYMKEKCAKYEKCPMVLVQNIVSGKWKILILWYLSYSTLRFSDLQRKLPNVSQKVLSRQLRSMEEDNIIHREVYAVVPPKVEYSLTEVGKKLIPILEMMHTFGAEYLEEGLNK
- a CDS encoding class I SAM-dependent methyltransferase — translated: MSYNPEIPKNRYDNYGDLEWNRLEKDGHGELLYHVHFDILKRYINQDYKVLEIGAGSGRYTKDIVKMCNELTVGDISVHQIEFNKSKMKELSLFDKIKMFCVLDVLNMGIFEDSSFDCIVCIGGVINYLLDKEKDGINEMLRVLKPGGTLIVGAMSFIGASLYYLDGIRYEKDQFGIEATKWIFNTGIQDEEHYPVPSKHYVHMMRSSEMDALFADFPVTIKERSSAGLFTQAGDSALEDSRQDKEFWKLIIEKEIAFTKMQGTLDCGMNIIYVLEKNK
- a CDS encoding MATE family efflux transporter; the encoded protein is MVRLLNKKYLKEINTIAIPVIFSNVSAILLGLVDQAIVGRISIYAYAGVGLVTTIINSLIGVLGNIAIGYNILGAKSNGAKDNNDINQKFNVTIVINIVIGLVLFLLIDIFSRTILNSFFGLDGQTLIEATNFLKVFSLTIGLNLILFTFSALFKIYKRTSNIFMVSIIINIINVLLDYILVFGKLGFPKLGSIGAATGTVASLLINVIIYYLLARKYVTLNFKVSNFIEECKNLITLSLPLMGQEVFQDLIFVCGINMIVSRIGIIELSTYTLLLNVINLLLMPMFAYSSTNMTLVSESLGKKDISNCNRITNLCLFMTLTIFLASFLFVAAFKNDIPALITSDSDLINSCNNYIIFAVGIQLFCILQTMYKFSLQSINLEKWVFKYSLGINIITVILFIILSFKLKLYGIYIGFLINYIVLTVVFYKKYRKEIMKLT
- a CDS encoding NUDIX hydrolase yields the protein MKEINMLKFDDNVKVHYTNKKISLAKEYSKRVQSHWESLLNTGKKLFNGDVFTIYKIKINGSEIHIYVGLTNYAHFLYTMHKNNYEDDDCRIIHTSVLIETIDNKFAIGEMNECTAFPFKLQFIGGGIDKEDISGEFLNLEHNIKKEILEELGIQIENKDIVKKLKPCYLKSGGKRNFLSAIFKLDLLINEEELAELLNIHNKDLELKMEMQEIRNLIFINSDKESIREFVTTDKRERDENLIATLEAAVGIRTVSDYYSVLN
- a CDS encoding TetR/AcrR family transcriptional regulator: MSEARPIRRPRQSRGIASRSKIVDAAFKIFQEKGYYGTNTEDIAKAANVSIGCLYSYFKDRDDLFHEILNQRNQIFLQLFPSESVTIKSKEDIREWLKKQIIRVAEFQKSYQRIYTDVRSLSYSSTVISHILTEQRNHRLHVAIEFFNTHKQLLKVEDIEAAAILFCNLISVTTEQIAFRENDISEDRILQAGVDALMAYLFDLT